In the genome of Desulfovibrio desulfuricans, one region contains:
- a CDS encoding FAD-dependent oxidoreductase: MLRVSTVDEHNRMSTQDLLLAIEAAVEKGETDFYIEASGQHDIGGPLWNREGKKLTFKVKNPGQRVGSMCLPNTEILVEGSASADVGWLNAGGRIVVRGDAGDTAAHCAAAGTVYVGGRAGTRTGSLMKHDPLYDAPELWVLKTVGSFSFEFMGGGKAVVCGHDCQGLASVMGERPCVGMVGGAVYFRGSIGQLPTDVRVNELDEEDIAWIDSGLDDFLMAIDQPSLRNELCDWSQWRKITPLPFEERGQKEVVSLGQFRGKEWIPSGIFSDVAPDDFMVNGLVARGDYRLRVPMWQNAAFAAPCEFNCPASIPTQRRLNLLREGNVDEAYHMVLDYTPFPGSVCGSVCPNPCMQSCTRTDLDSPVQIGKLGSCSADIKVAKPKTRTGKHIGVIGGGVGGLTAAWQLARMGHDVTVYEADSVMGGKLEQVIPRARLNHDLLRKELKRIEDMGVTFVNNCHVDAQKFAELRKKHAAVVVATGGHVPRIFPWPGHEKIVAGIDFLKAINKGEKPAVPDSVIVIGCGNAGMDAAVGAYAMGAKQVTCIDVQKPAAFAHEIEHVEALGGKLVWPVQTKEVTDHGIISQEGTLIPGKMVIITIGESPDLSFLPEGLEKFREWIVPKADLSIMDGVFAVGDVIKPGLLVHAIGTGRDAAFAADAWVKGETYAPEKKQLVPSTRLHTAYFAKCHERDLPSPQDEFSRCVSCGTCRDCKMCLKSCPEKAIDRKETTGGGFEYVSDPARCIGCGICSGICPCGIWTMYPNWDMS, encoded by the coding sequence ATGCTGCGCGTTAGCACGGTAGACGAACACAATCGCATGTCCACCCAGGACCTGCTGCTGGCTATTGAAGCCGCGGTGGAGAAGGGCGAGACTGACTTTTATATTGAGGCATCGGGCCAGCACGATATTGGCGGCCCCCTTTGGAACAGAGAAGGCAAAAAGCTCACCTTCAAGGTGAAAAACCCCGGTCAGCGGGTGGGCTCCATGTGCCTGCCCAATACCGAGATACTGGTTGAAGGCTCCGCCTCGGCGGACGTGGGCTGGCTGAACGCGGGCGGGCGCATTGTTGTGCGCGGAGACGCGGGCGACACTGCGGCCCATTGCGCTGCGGCGGGTACCGTGTATGTGGGCGGCCGCGCAGGCACGCGCACAGGCTCGCTCATGAAGCACGACCCCCTTTATGACGCCCCGGAACTGTGGGTGCTCAAGACCGTGGGCAGCTTTTCCTTTGAGTTTATGGGCGGCGGCAAGGCCGTTGTCTGCGGACACGACTGTCAGGGCCTTGCTTCTGTCATGGGCGAACGCCCGTGCGTGGGCATGGTGGGCGGCGCGGTGTACTTTCGCGGTTCGATAGGGCAGTTGCCCACTGACGTACGCGTTAACGAACTGGATGAAGAAGACATCGCCTGGATCGATTCCGGCCTTGATGACTTTTTGATGGCCATTGACCAGCCCAGCCTGCGCAACGAACTGTGCGACTGGAGCCAGTGGCGCAAAATCACTCCTCTGCCGTTTGAGGAACGTGGCCAGAAGGAAGTTGTGAGCCTTGGTCAGTTCCGCGGCAAAGAGTGGATACCCAGCGGCATCTTCAGCGACGTTGCGCCCGACGACTTTATGGTCAACGGGCTGGTGGCGCGTGGCGATTATCGCCTGCGTGTGCCCATGTGGCAAAACGCCGCCTTTGCCGCGCCCTGCGAATTCAATTGCCCGGCCTCCATCCCCACCCAGCGCAGACTTAACCTTCTGCGTGAAGGCAATGTGGACGAGGCCTACCACATGGTGCTGGATTACACGCCGTTTCCTGGTTCTGTCTGCGGCAGCGTGTGCCCCAACCCCTGCATGCAAAGCTGCACGCGTACCGACCTCGACAGCCCTGTGCAGATCGGCAAGCTTGGCTCCTGTTCTGCCGACATCAAGGTAGCAAAGCCCAAGACCCGCACCGGCAAGCATATTGGCGTTATCGGCGGCGGCGTGGGCGGCCTTACGGCTGCCTGGCAGCTGGCCCGCATGGGCCACGATGTGACCGTGTACGAAGCTGATTCCGTCATGGGCGGCAAGCTTGAGCAGGTTATACCGCGTGCGCGCCTCAACCATGACTTGCTGCGCAAGGAACTCAAGCGCATTGAGGACATGGGCGTGACCTTTGTCAACAACTGCCATGTGGACGCCCAAAAGTTTGCGGAGCTGCGCAAAAAGCACGCCGCCGTGGTGGTCGCCACCGGTGGTCATGTGCCGCGCATCTTCCCCTGGCCGGGGCACGAAAAGATCGTGGCCGGTATTGACTTTTTGAAGGCTATCAACAAGGGCGAAAAGCCCGCCGTGCCTGACAGCGTGATTGTTATCGGCTGCGGCAACGCGGGTATGGACGCCGCCGTGGGCGCATACGCCATGGGCGCCAAGCAGGTGACCTGCATAGACGTGCAGAAACCCGCCGCCTTTGCCCACGAGATCGAACATGTGGAAGCCCTTGGCGGCAAGCTTGTCTGGCCCGTGCAGACCAAGGAAGTAACCGACCACGGCATCATCAGTCAGGAAGGCACGCTTATTCCCGGCAAGATGGTCATCATCACCATTGGTGAATCGCCTGACCTTTCCTTCCTGCCGGAAGGGCTGGAAAAGTTCCGCGAATGGATCGTGCCCAAGGCCGATCTCAGCATCATGGACGGCGTGTTTGCGGTGGGCGACGTTATCAAGCCTGGCCTGCTGGTGCACGCCATCGGCACGGGCCGGGACGCGGCCTTTGCCGCCGACGCCTGGGTCAAGGGCGAAACCTACGCCCCCGAAAAGAAGCAGCTTGTGCCTTCTACCCGGCTGCACACGGCCTACTTTGCCAAGTGCCACGAGCGCGACCTGCCCTCGCCGCAGGATGAGTTCTCACGCTGCGTAAGCTGCGGCACGTGCCGCGACTGCAAGATGTGCCTCAAGTCGTGCCCCGAAAAGGCCATTGACCGTAAGGAAACCACTGGCGGCGGGTTTGAGTATGTTTCTGACCCCGCCCGCTGCATCGGTTGCGGCATCTGCTCGGGCATCTGCCCCTGCGGCATCTGGACCATGTACCCAAACTGGGACATGAGCTAG